The DNA window CGGCCCGTGGATCTTGTAAAGCTGGGCCAGCGTCGATTCGGCATAGGCGGTGGCCATGCCGACCAGCGCCACCATCCACATCCAGAAGATCGCGCCCGGCCCGCCCAGGGTCAGCGCCACGGCGACGCCGGCGATGTTGCCGGTGCCCACGCGGCTGGCCAGGCTGACGGTCAGCGCCTGAAACGGCGAGATGCCGTCGCGGTCGGTCTTGTCCGAGCCCAGGACGCAGCGCCACATCTCTCCGAAATGGCGGATCTGGATGAAGCCCAGGCGAAGCGTGAAGTAGATGCCCACGGCCAGAAGGCCATAGATCAGGACATATCCCCAGAAGATCGTGTTGAGAAAATCGATGACCGCATTCATGCGTCAGCCTCCTGAAAGCGCGATGCGATCAGACTGTAACGGATGCGTGATCCATGCAAGCTTCAACCGCGGCGGGCGCCTGCGGCCTCAGCGCCGGCTGACGTTCAGCACGACGCCGCCATGCGGGCGCAGGGTCAGGATCATGCGCGGTTCGGGCGCGCGGCCGGGCAGTGCGCGGAACCGGAACCGGGCCAGCAGCGTGGCCAGGATGATGACCGCCTCTTGCATAGCAAAGCTGGCGCCGATGCAGATACGCGGGCCGGCGCCGAAGGGCAGGAAGGCATAGCGGTCGGGCGTGGTGTCGAAACGGTCGGGATCGAACGCGTCGGGGCGGTCCCACAGCAGATGGTGGCGGTGCAGCGCATAGATCGGCAGCATGACGGTGTCGCCGGGGCGCACCTCGCGCCCGCACAGCGTGTCATGCGCCTGCGCGGTGCGCGACAGGAAGGCCGCGGCGGGATAGAGCCGCAGCGATTCGTTCACGATCCGCGCGACATAAGGCAGCGCGTCCATGTCGCCCGCCGTCGCCGCCCGGTCGCCCAGCACGTCCTGCGCCTGGGTCGCGGCGCGTTCCTGCACCGCCGGATCGAAGGCGCACAGATACAGCGCCCATGCCAGCGTCAGCGCCGTGGTCTCATGGCCCGCCACGATGAAGGTCAGCAGGTTGTCGCGCAACTCCTCGCGGGTCATGCGGCGGCCGGTTTCGGGGTCGGCGGCGTCCAGCAGCAGATCCAGCAGGTCCGGCGCGCCGTCGCGGGCCGCCCCCGCCCGCGCCGCGATGGCCCGGTCCGCGACACCCTTCATCCGCCGCAATTCGCCCCCCGACATCAGCCGCCCCGGTCGCGGCAGCCATGCGGGCAGGCCCAGCACGTCCAGCAGCGACACCTTGGCCGTCTGCGAGATATAGCCGTTGATGGCGTGATGCACCGCCTTGCGGTCGAAACTGGCGTCGCCCGACAGGGTCACGTCCGAGATCACCTCGAACGTGGCGGCCACGGTTTCCTCGAAGAGATCGACCGGGCCGGTGGCGGCGGCCAGACGGCGGCTTGACGCCTCGGCCGCGGCGGTCATCACCGGGCCCAGCGCGGTCACGTGGCGATGCGCGAAGGCCGGGGCCAGCGCGCGCCGCTGCCAGCGCCACTGGGCGCCCTCGGCGATGAACAGGCTGTCGCCGATGGCGGGTTCCAGCACCAGCTTGGTGGTGACGGATTTGGGATAATCCTCGACCCGGTCCTTGAGGATGCGGCGATTGCTTTCGGGGTCCATGACCATGTGCCAGCGGATCCCGGTCTTGCCGGACACGATGGGCTGGCGCAGCGCCAGTTCGGGAATGATCGACAGCACGTTGCGCCGCGCCATCATCACGGTCTGAAGGATTCCCGCCGGCCGCGTGGCCAGCGGCACCCTTGCGGGGATTCTGGCCGACTGTTGGTTGTGCATCATCGGCCAAAGATAGGGTGCCGCCGCCGTTCCCACAATCGGCAAGCGGGCTAGAACACCAGTTCGCGCCGGTTCAGCACGTGCCGCGAGACCAGTTTCCGCGCCTTTCTGCGCAAGGGAATGGGCCGGGCCGAGGGCCAGCGCACCTGCCCGCCCCGCAATTCGGGAAACAGGGTGAAGATCTCTTCGCGCGCGGCGTGACCGACGGCTTTCAGCGCCTGATCGCCGGTATACATCGCCTCGGCCGCCGCGCCGTTGGCCAGAACGACCTCGTGCCGGTCGCACAGGAAATGATGGTATTCGACCTCGGTCAGGTTGCGGTCCACCTCGACCCCCTCGACCTCCAGCAGTTGCCCGGCCGCGATCAGCACCTCTTCGGCGTCGAACATGCGGATCGCGATTTTCGAGCGGACGAGGATGCGGTGCTGGGGCGAGACCAGCAGATCGCGGGCCGGCATTCCGCCGCCCAGCGCGCCGGCGCGGATGCGGATCGGGCGCAGCTTGTCTTTCTTCGCCAGCGAGGCGGCGTCCAGCCGGGCGCAGCCCCGCCAGCGGATCGGTTGCAGACCGTGATCCTTGGTCAGGACCAGATCGCCGACCCTCAGATCCTCGACCGGGACCGGGCCGTCGGCGGTTTCGATCAGCGTTCCGCGCAGGAAACAGGGGACGACCTCATCATCGTCCAGAACCAGCGTGCCGGTGGAATCGTTGTCGATCGTCACGATGGCGGCGTTGGCGGTCGTCTGGATCACCCCGGTCGCGCCGCGGATCACCCCTGCCACGACCGGTCCAGCGAGCGGAACCTCGGCGACGGCGTCGGCCAGCTCATCCGTGATCGAGGAAATCGGCGCGGTGACGGAAATGGGGACGCCGGCCACTTCGATCGAGGCGGTCACCTGCAGGTGGTCGTCGTCGATGGGGTCGTCCGAGATGAAATAGTAATCGCCCGACGCATCGTCCTGCATGATATGGCCCGACAGCGGGTTCACCTGCAGCGTGATATCGGCAATCGTGGGCAGGCCGACGCTGGTGGCCGCGTTGCTGACCGTGGCGGTGCCGACATAGGTGCCGGAAATCAGCGGATCGCCGCTGGAATCCACGGGCGCGATATTGTCGCCGTTTTCGATGGTCGTTCCGGTCGTCGCATCGACGTCGTAGCGCGCGAATTCCTGCGACGGTCCGAACGCGTTGACCAGCGAGGTGTCGGGCAGAAAGACGATCTCACCATCGGCATTGACCGTGATCAGAGAGCGCGGAATCTCGGTGATATAGGGCATTGCGTGTCCACCATCATGCCCGATGCAGACCCGCATCAGGGCGATTTCAAGAAACGGGTTCAGGGCACCGCACCGGATGACAGGCCGGGACTGATGACTTTCGGCCCCACAACCTAGACATGAACACTTGTAGTTCACAAGCCCTTTATCGCGAGTTTCTCCCCCTGACGTTGCCGGTGGGTGTCAGGGGTGTGACACATGCCGCCCGCGCACGAAAAAGGCCCGCGCGGACAGCGCGGGCCTTTGGGTCGTCGGGGGGTGCCGTTCAGGCGGCGGCCTTGGCCTTTTCGACGATGGCGCCGAATGCCTCGGGTTCGTTCACGGCCAGATCGGCCAGGACCTTGCGGTCGACCTCGATGCCGGCTTTCGACAGCAGGTTGATGAAGCGCGAATAGGTCAGTTCGGCGTCGATGGCGCGGACGCCTGCGTTGATGCGCTGGATCCACAGGGCGCGGAAATTGCGCTTGCGGTTCTTGCGGTCGCGGGTGGCATACTGGTTGGCCTTGTCCACGGCCTGCGTCGCGGTGCGGAAGGTGCGCGAGCGGTTGCCGTAATACCCCTTGGCCTTGTCCAGGATCTTCTTGTGGCGGGCGTGGGTGACCTTGCCGGATTTAACTCTTGCCATTGTTCAGTCCTCGCAGATCAGCGGTTATAGGGCATGTATTTCTTGACGATCCTGGCATCCGCGTCGCACAGGACGGTGGTGCCGCGCGCGTTGCGAATGAACTTCGTCGTGCGCTTGATCATGCCGTGGCGCTTGCCGGCCTGGGCGGCCTTGACCTTGCCCGTGGCCGTCATCGAGAACCGCTTCTTGGCGGCCGCTTTGGTCTTCATCTTCGGCATTTTCATCTCCTTCGGATCAGAGTGAGCGCGCGACTCGGCAATGCCATCGGGCCGGAAGCGCGGGTAGAAGCGCGCCGTATAAGGCGGCGGCGCGGATTTGACAAGGGCTGCGGGCGGGTCAGCGGACGGCGCCGCGCGCCTCGTCCACGACACGGTTCCAGGCCTGCGGCACGTCGCGCAGCCGCAGCGGTTCGGGGTCCAGCCAGGCAGAGGCGAAGATCGCGGCGATGCCCAGGATCAGGATGATCGCGGCCGTCCGTGGCGGGTGGGTCTGCACCAGCTGGACGATGGCGACGACAACCGAGATCACGCACAGCGCGACGCCGGCCAGCAGCAGATAATCGGACATGGACACCACCCGTTTTCTATATGGTCACGCGGGTCTATTCCGGATCGGTGGCGTAAATCAACCGCTCGTCGCAGGGCGCGATGCGCAGGATGTTGGTCGTGCCCGGCACGTTGAAGGGCACGCCGGCCATCACCACCACCTGCCGGGTCTCGTCGGCAAAGCCGAATTCGCGCGCCGTCCGGGTCGAGGTCACCACCGCCTCCTTGAAGCGGCTGAGCCGTGCCGTCTTGACGCAATGCGCCCCCCAGGTCAGGCACATCCGGCGCAGCACCGTATCGACGGGGCTCATCGCCAGGATCGGCACGCGCGGGCGTTCGCGCGCGACCAGGCTGACCGTCGCGCCCGACTGGGTGAAGGCGCAGATCGCGGCGATGTCGGTGGTTTCCGCGATCTCGCGCGCGGCGGTCACGATGGCGTCGGCCACGCTGTGCAGCTTGGCGGCGCGCGACGCCTCGATGATGGCGCGATAGTTCGGATCGGCCTCGACCGAGCGGGCGACGCTGTCCATCGTCGTCACCGCCTCGACCGGATAGGCGCCGGCGGCGCTTTCGGCCGACAGCATGACCGCGTCGGTGCCCTCGTAGATGGCGTTGGCGACGTCGCTGACCTCGGCGCGCGTGGGCATCGGGCTTTCGATCATCGATTCCAGCATCTGGGTGGCCACGATCACCGGCTTGGCGGCGGCCCGGCACAGCCGCACCAGACGTTTCTGGATCGGCGGCACGGAATGGACCGGCAGTTCCACGCCCAGATCGCCGCGCGCGACCATGATCCCGTCGGACGCCTTCAGGATCTCGTCGAAGGCGCGGACGGCGGCGGGCTTCTCGATCTTAGACAGCACGGCGGCGCGGCCCTGGGCGAGCCGCCTGGCCTCTTCGACATCCTCGGCCCGCTGCACGAAGGACAGCGCCAGCCAGTCCACGCCCAGCTCGCAGGCGAATTCCAGATCGGCCCGGTCCTTGTCCGACAGCGCCGCCAGCGGCAGCACCACGTCGGGGACGTTCACGCCCTTGCGGTCGCTGATCGTGCCCGGCACGGTCACGGTGCAATCGGCGAAATCGGGGCCGCACGCGTCGACGCGCAGGCGGATCTTGCCGTCATTGACCAGCAGTTCCGCGCCCGGTTCCAGCGCCGCGAAGATCTCGGGATGCGGCAGCTGGACGCGCTGCGCATCGCCGGTGGCGGGGTCGAGGTCGAAGCGGAACCGGTCGCCCTCCGCAAGATCGTGGGGGCCGTCCGCGAACTGCCCGACCCGCAGCTTGGGGCCTTGCAGATCGGCCAGGATCGCGATGGGCCGCCCGGTCTCGGCCTCGATCTCGCGGATGGTGGCGTGGCGGGCGCGGTGATCGTCGTGGCTGCCATGGCTCATGTTCAGGCGGAACACGTCGGCGCCGGCGTCGAACAGCGCGCGGATCATCTCCTTGCTGGCCGATGCCGGCCCCAGCGTCGCCACGATCTTCACATTGCGATGTCGTCTCATCCTCCGCCCCTTTTCCTGTCCGTCCGGTCCCGGCGTCGCGGGGTTGTCGCCGGCAATGCCACAGCCCGCGCATCGCGACAACTGGCGTCCGGTTCCTGTCTGGCATACAGATCGGGCAAGATGAAGGATGAAGACCACAGCACCGCGCACCCGTTCCGCATCATCGGCGAGGATCGTCCCTCGCGCTGGCTGATCACCTGCGATCACGCCACCAACCGCGTGCCGGACTGGGTGGCGGGCGGCGATCTGGGCATCGCGACGGCCGATATGGCGCGCCACATCGCCTATGACGTGGGCGCGGCCGGGCTGGCGCGGCGGCTGGCGCGGGCGATGGACGCGCCGGCGATCCTGTCGGATTTCTCGCGCCTCGTGATCGACCCGAACCGGGGCGAGGACGACCCGACCCTGCTGATGCGGCTTTACGACGGCACGGTGATCCCGGCCAACAAGACCGCCGGACCGGCCGAACGCGAACGAAGGCTGGAACGGCTGCACCGTCCCTATCACCGGGCGCTGGAACGGCTGGCGTCGCGCCACCCGGCGCGGTGCATCTGCGCCGTCCACAGCTTTACCCGGCAGCTGCGCGGACGCCCGCCCCGGCCCTGGCAGATCGGCATCCTCTATTCGCATCGCGACGCGCGCCTCGGCCCCGCCATGGTGCAGGCCTGCCGCGACGAGGGCTGGATCACCGGCGAGAACCA is part of the Paracoccus stylophorae genome and encodes:
- a CDS encoding Hint domain-containing protein, yielding MPYITEIPRSLITVNADGEIVFLPDTSLVNAFGPSQEFARYDVDATTGTTIENGDNIAPVDSSGDPLISGTYVGTATVSNAATSVGLPTIADITLQVNPLSGHIMQDDASGDYYFISDDPIDDDHLQVTASIEVAGVPISVTAPISSITDELADAVAEVPLAGPVVAGVIRGATGVIQTTANAAIVTIDNDSTGTLVLDDDEVVPCFLRGTLIETADGPVPVEDLRVGDLVLTKDHGLQPIRWRGCARLDAASLAKKDKLRPIRIRAGALGGGMPARDLLVSPQHRILVRSKIAIRMFDAEEVLIAAGQLLEVEGVEVDRNLTEVEYHHFLCDRHEVVLANGAAAEAMYTGDQALKAVGHAAREEIFTLFPELRGGQVRWPSARPIPLRRKARKLVSRHVLNRRELVF
- the pyk gene encoding pyruvate kinase, with protein sequence MRRHRNVKIVATLGPASASKEMIRALFDAGADVFRLNMSHGSHDDHRARHATIREIEAETGRPIAILADLQGPKLRVGQFADGPHDLAEGDRFRFDLDPATGDAQRVQLPHPEIFAALEPGAELLVNDGKIRLRVDACGPDFADCTVTVPGTISDRKGVNVPDVVLPLAALSDKDRADLEFACELGVDWLALSFVQRAEDVEEARRLAQGRAAVLSKIEKPAAVRAFDEILKASDGIMVARGDLGVELPVHSVPPIQKRLVRLCRAAAKPVIVATQMLESMIESPMPTRAEVSDVANAIYEGTDAVMLSAESAAGAYPVEAVTTMDSVARSVEADPNYRAIIEASRAAKLHSVADAIVTAAREIAETTDIAAICAFTQSGATVSLVARERPRVPILAMSPVDTVLRRMCLTWGAHCVKTARLSRFKEAVVTSTRTAREFGFADETRQVVVMAGVPFNVPGTTNILRIAPCDERLIYATDPE
- a CDS encoding cytochrome P450; its protein translation is MHNQQSARIPARVPLATRPAGILQTVMMARRNVLSIIPELALRQPIVSGKTGIRWHMVMDPESNRRILKDRVEDYPKSVTTKLVLEPAIGDSLFIAEGAQWRWQRRALAPAFAHRHVTALGPVMTAAAEASSRRLAAATGPVDLFEETVAATFEVISDVTLSGDASFDRKAVHHAINGYISQTAKVSLLDVLGLPAWLPRPGRLMSGGELRRMKGVADRAIAARAGAARDGAPDLLDLLLDAADPETGRRMTREELRDNLLTFIVAGHETTALTLAWALYLCAFDPAVQERAATQAQDVLGDRAATAGDMDALPYVARIVNESLRLYPAAAFLSRTAQAHDTLCGREVRPGDTVMLPIYALHRHHLLWDRPDAFDPDRFDTTPDRYAFLPFGAGPRICIGASFAMQEAVIILATLLARFRFRALPGRAPEPRMILTLRPHGGVVLNVSRR
- a CDS encoding N-formylglutamate amidohydrolase, with translation MKDEDHSTAHPFRIIGEDRPSRWLITCDHATNRVPDWVAGGDLGIATADMARHIAYDVGAAGLARRLARAMDAPAILSDFSRLVIDPNRGEDDPTLLMRLYDGTVIPANKTAGPAERERRLERLHRPYHRALERLASRHPARCICAVHSFTRQLRGRPPRPWQIGILYSHRDARLGPAMVQACRDEGWITGENQPYSGHLQGDSIDRHALAHGRPNLLIELRNDLIATPAGQQEWADRLAPVIARTLAKAGL
- the rpmI gene encoding 50S ribosomal protein L35 codes for the protein MPKMKTKAAAKKRFSMTATGKVKAAQAGKRHGMIKRTTKFIRNARGTTVLCDADARIVKKYMPYNR
- the rplT gene encoding 50S ribosomal protein L20, with translation MARVKSGKVTHARHKKILDKAKGYYGNRSRTFRTATQAVDKANQYATRDRKNRKRNFRALWIQRINAGVRAIDAELTYSRFINLLSKAGIEVDRKVLADLAVNEPEAFGAIVEKAKAAA